In Desulfatirhabdium butyrativorans DSM 18734, the sequence CAGGGCATTGTGATAGGCGACGGAGCTGGAAAGACTCGAGGATTTTCCCGTAACGTTGGCGATAAACTCGCATTTTGCCTTGCAGTCTTCCATTTCCTCCGCAGCCAGCAGATGTACCTTGGCTGCAGGGGCCGATAATCGGTTGGCTGCACAGGAAACGATGCCACCCAGCGCCACCGGCGCCAGGAGCAGGAAAGTACACAATCGCAGAGCCCGATTGTTCCGATTCCATCGCTTCATCAAGTCTTCCTCCGGTTTGTTCTTCCGAAATGACGCCTCCGGAAAGGTGTTTTCTCAGGAAATCCTGGGAACCCTGCCAATCACGGGAAATTTTGTTACAGAGAGGATGTCTCGGGAATGCCGGATCGGTGCTGCAAGATAGTCAAGCAGCAGACAAAGCCCGACTCCCAATCCCAAGCCTCCCACTACGCCCCCGATCAGGATTTTCTGTGTGGTTTTCTTGGATGGTTCGCTTGCCGGGGCGGGATAACTCAGCACCTTGATGTTGCCGGTGATACCGGCTTCCTTCATGACAATCCCCATATAAATCTTGTCGAGGGTTTCATAACGCTCTCGATAGGTATCTACTTTTTTCCGGAGCTTATCGAGTTGGAGCTGCAATTCCACATCTCCGGTTACCTGAACTTCCGCGGGGATCTGATAGGCCCGCTTGAATTCGATCAATTCGTTTTGCGCTTCCTGTAATTTTCTATACGCTTCGTTTTTCTGTTCTTCCGCGAAGACATGTTCGCCGGAAATCTCCCGTTTGTTTTCTTCGAGGTTGAGCGCGGTCCAGACATCCAGATAGGTTTTGACGAGCAGTGCCGCATTTTCGGGAACGACGGCCCTGGCAAAAATCCAGATCATGCTTGTGTGTGGCCGGCTGTAAACGGTTACCCGTTCCTTGAGCTCCCGGACCATAATATCCTGATGCCGCTCCTGAGCTGCCATTGCAGGTTCCCTACCGAGCAGTTTTTTGATGAATTCGAGACGCTTTTCACCGATAACCATTTTGAAGGCCCTTGCAATGCCGCCAATAATCTGATCGCGCAGGTTGAGCGGTGTCTCCAGATCTTTCTTGACCGAGGCGGGCAGAATTTTGACCACTTCGATCATGAACGAATCGCTCTGCAATTTGGCCTCTTCCGTACTGACATAGGCAGGCGAGGCCTTTTGGGGAATGACGTCTTCCTGGTTGACGCTGGAGGTGATTTTGGACCTGGGTCTTTCCAGAAGGATGGTGGCCTGAGAAATGTATTCCGGGTTGATCAACGTGACCAGTCCGATGGACAACAGGAGCCCGACAATCAGGCAGATCACCACAAGCATCCTTTTTTCGACTATGGGTTCGATATATTTGGCATAGAGAAAACCAAAATCGATTCCTTGCTCTTGGCCTGTTTCAGCCATGGGGCTACCTCGATACTTGTCTTTTATCGTGAAAATGCGAGCTCAGGGAAAAGGGATGGATGAAAACGTTTTGATTTTGTAGGAGCATCGTCTCTGTTGGCATTTTCATCTCCGGTGGCGGTGAAATCCGCCATGAGCATTTATTGATTGTAAACGATTCCGACAATGTTGCCACCATCCTGTGCAATCGCCTGCACCGTGTTCATGAGAGCGCTTCGCGAAGTATGCTTGTTTCGGGTCATGACCAGCACCAGATCGCTCATTCGGCCCAGCAGAATGGGATCGACATTGTTCCGGTTCCTGACCATTACCGGCGAGGTATCCAGCAGCACCATATCGAATTCGTTTTTGACTTCCATCAGGAGGGATTCCAGAAACTCCTTGTTGAGAAAACGGGCCATATCTCTGACGGGAGAACCGGCCGTAATGAGCTTTAAATTCGGCAACTCGGTTTCCTTGACCGTATCCGACCAATGAACCGCACCCTGAGCGATTTCCCCAAAGCCGTTCGCAAGCGGACGGCCAAAGGCCACATGGAGCTGGGGGCTTCTCATATTCAGATCGAGCAGCAAAAGATTCAACTGGGTATAGGCTGCCGCATTCATACCGAGTACGGAAACCATGAAGGTATTGCCGGTATTGTCATAAGGGCTGGCCACCATGATGGCTTTGTGCGGTTGGTTGTCCAGCGTCGTGAGGATTTTTTCCCGGATGCGGTAGATTTCTGCGTAATTGAATGCCTGCTTGATCAGTTGTGCGGACAATGGAGGTCTGGCGCCATTTCCCATTGGCCTTGGAAGCAATCGGGACAAAAAACTGGTTTTCGGTTTAAAGGGTTTGGGGGGCTGAATTGCCACAACTGCAGGTTTTGCGGCGGCCGCTTCAGAAGGAGGCGACGCCTTGGCTTTTGGGTGATGGGCAGCAGTGTCGGGACGGCTTTCAGAAGCCGCTTCGGATTTCCTGAAAAAAAACCGTTTGAGCTTTTGGGAGAAGCCTTCCGCCGCTTCTGCCCGGGGCAGGGCCGCTTCAACCGGGCCTTTCGAAGCGGTTGGCGGATGAATATCGTTCAGACCTTCGAGATGTTCTTCCTCGATCGGATTGATTTCGACGATTTCAAGATAATCCTCCGGTTCAGAACTTCTGAAAGGCAGGGCGCTGATCTCATCGAGATCCACACCTTTGATGGGGTTGATCTCGA encodes:
- a CDS encoding Wzz/FepE/Etk N-terminal domain-containing protein, with translation MAETGQEQGIDFGFLYAKYIEPIVEKRMLVVICLIVGLLLSIGLVTLINPEYISQATILLERPRSKITSSVNQEDVIPQKASPAYVSTEEAKLQSDSFMIEVVKILPASVKKDLETPLNLRDQIIGGIARAFKMVIGEKRLEFIKKLLGREPAMAAQERHQDIMVRELKERVTVYSRPHTSMIWIFARAVVPENAALLVKTYLDVWTALNLEENKREISGEHVFAEEQKNEAYRKLQEAQNELIEFKRAYQIPAEVQVTGDVELQLQLDKLRKKVDTYRERYETLDKIYMGIVMKEAGITGNIKVLSYPAPASEPSKKTTQKILIGGVVGGLGLGVGLCLLLDYLAAPIRHSRDILSVTKFPVIGRVPRIS
- a CDS encoding CpsD/CapB family tyrosine-protein kinase encodes the protein MSATQPKTKNEEITERDLFGSIPKALDINPFEGINFDEIAVKPVRKESQEEDELIEINPIKGVDLDEISALPFRSSEPEDYLEIVEINPIEEEHLEGLNDIHPPTASKGPVEAALPRAEAAEGFSQKLKRFFFRKSEAASESRPDTAAHHPKAKASPPSEAAAAKPAVVAIQPPKPFKPKTSFLSRLLPRPMGNGARPPLSAQLIKQAFNYAEIYRIREKILTTLDNQPHKAIMVASPYDNTGNTFMVSVLGMNAAAYTQLNLLLLDLNMRSPQLHVAFGRPLANGFGEIAQGAVHWSDTVKETELPNLKLITAGSPVRDMARFLNKEFLESLLMEVKNEFDMVLLDTSPVMVRNRNNVDPILLGRMSDLVLVMTRNKHTSRSALMNTVQAIAQDGGNIVGIVYNQ